In Candidatus Hydrogenedentota bacterium, the DNA window GATGATTCCATAGGCTTCCCGGTCCGCCTTCTCCACCATGCGCTTGGTGGAGCATCCCGGGGTGCCCAGCAGAACGGGAATCAGCAGGGCCGCAAGCGCCCGCGCGGCGCGGTCGTTGCGGTGTGCATGTGAAGGGCGCAAGAACATGGAGTATCCTGAATCCACGGGTGGAAAGGGTAATCTTACCCGAACTACGACTGTTAAGCGCAATTCGGGGTTTCACCGGGGCTGCCATCCGCCCCCACCGGTCACTGTCCCGGAAACGCCTCCAACCATTCAAAGGGTGACGCAGGGCCGGGAATACACCAAGTAGACGGGACGTTTTCGACTTTAACTGCTGGTCAAGGGAGAACACTGACATGAAGAAGAAAGTGGCGGTGGTCGGCGGAGTGGCCGGGGGCATGAGCTGCGCGGCCCGCATCAAACGGCTGGACCGGGATGTGGAGGTGGTGGTGTTCGAGAGGGGCCCCGACGTCTCCTTCGCCAACTGCGGCATGCCGTATTACATTGGCGGCGTGATCAGGAGCCGTGCGGCAATGGCCGTGCAGACGCCGGCGGGCCTGAGTGCCCGCTACGGGCTGGACATCCGCACGCGCCACGAGGTCGCCGCTGTGGACACGGCGGCGAAAACCGTGCGCGTGCGCGCCCTGGGCTCCGGGGAGGAGTTTGAGGAGGCCTACGACGCCCTGGTGCTGGCCACGGGGGCCGAGCCCCTCCGGCTGCCCGTGCCGGGCGCGGACCTGTCGCATGTCCACGCGCTGAACAACCTTTCGGACATGGACCGCATTGCGGAGGCCGCCGCCAACGCGAAGACCGCCTGCATCATCGGCGGCGGCTTCATCGGCCTGGAACTTGCCGAGAACCTGCACGCCCGGGGGCTCAAGATCACGATTGTTGAGCTGATGGACCAGGTGCTGGCGCCCATGGACAAGGAGATGACCGCCCCCCTGCTCCAGGAGCTCGAAATCTACGGCGTGGACACGCGCCTCGGCGATTCCGCCACGGCGATTGAGCCCGGCGCGGTCACGCTGAAATCCGGCGCCCGCGTGGACGCGGACCTGGTCTGCATGTGCGCCGGCGTGAAGCCCCGGTCGGCTCTGGCGGCCGCGGCGGGCATCGAGACCGGCCCCCGCGGGCACATTGTTGTGGACGGGCGGATGCGCACGAGCGCGCCGGACGTGTACGCCGTGGGCGACGCGGTGCAGAGCCGCTGCACGGTCAGCGGGGAACCGGTGGCCATTCCGCTGGCGGGGCCGGCGAACCGACAGGGGCGCATTGCCGCGGATGTCATTTGCGGCCGCGACTCTGAATACATTGGCATCCAGGGGTCGAGCATCGTCAAGGTCTTCGACGTCGCCGCCGGACAGACTGGCCTGACGGAGAAGCGGTTGAAGGCCCTCGGCCTCCCCTACCGCCGGGCGTACCTGCACCCTTCCCAGCACGCCGGATACTATCCCGGCGCATATCCCGTGGACATCAAGCTGCTCTTCTCGCCCGAGGGGAAAATCTACGGGGTCCAGGCCACGGGCGCCGAGGGGGTGGACGTGGTGGTGGACACCATCGCCACGGCCATGCGCGGCGGCCTCACGGTCTACGACCTGGAGGAGCTGGAGCTGGCCTATTCCCCGCAGTGGGGCGCCGCCAAGCACGGCGTCAACATGACGGGCTTCGTCGCGGCCAATATCCTGCGCGGCGACATGGACGTGGTGGAGCCCGATGCGATTCCCGGGGACGCCTTCCTGCTGGACGTGCGCAAGCCCGAAGAGGCCGCCCTGGGGATGATCCCCGGCGCGACGGTCATCCCGGTGGACGAGTTGTCCGGCCGGCTGGACGAGCTGCCCCGCGACCGCGCCATTGCCGCCTACTGCGGCGTCGGCCTGCGCGCCTACATCGCCTGCCGGCTCCTGACCCAGGCCGGGTTCGCCGCCGCAAACATCAACGGCGGGTTCACCACCTGGCGGGCCTTCAACCCGCCCCCGGCAGGCCAGTCCTGAGAGTTGGTTGGGATCTGGCACAAACGGTGCATTGTTCGCGGGCACGAGATGGCTTCGCGTCGCTCGCCATGACGGGTTGACCGCCGGTTCATTACGAAACCGCCGGCCACTCCGTCATTGCGGACGTAGTGACGCAACCTCTTGTCGGAAGGACCACGGCCGCCTCCCTCGTTCCCCTGTCCAAGATTTGCCGTCAGTCCCATAGTTTGACACTCTCCGGGCGTTGTGCGAGTCTTATGGGGACACAACCCCCGGGAGGTCAGACCATGCACCGGTTTTTCTGCGTCCTGTTCGCCCTGTCTGCCGTTCTTTGCGCCGTTCCCGCCGTGGCGGACGAGTACCCTGTCGTTCCCCTGCGGGACAACTGGCGGCTGCACACGGCGGACGGGCTGGCCGCCGACGGCGCGGCCCTGTCTTCCCCCGGGTTCGACACCACCGGGTGGCACCCCACCACGGTGCCCAAGACCGTGCTGTCCGCGCTGGTGGACAATGGCGTCTATCCCGACCCCTATTTCGGCGTGAACATGAAGAGTATCCCCGGCTATCAGGACGGCGCGTGGCTGCGGATGGCCGATGACAGCCCCTTCCGGTCGTCGTGGTGGTTCCGCACGGAGTTCACCGGGCCCGCCATCAGCGAGAACGAGCAGGTGACCCTCCACTTCGACGGCCTGAACTACAAGGCGAACATCTGGCTGGACGGCGAGAAGATCGCCGGGGAGGACACGGTCCAGGGCATGTTCCGCCGCTTCGAGTTCAACGTGACGAAGCAGGTGTTGAACAACCTCAACCCCCATGTGCTTGCCGTGGAGATCATCCCGCCGGGGCTGGTGCCGGACAAGAAGTACGGCACGAAGCAGATCGAGGCGACCACCGGGTGGGACGACCACAACCCCCAGCCCCCGGACGGAAACAT includes these proteins:
- a CDS encoding FAD-dependent oxidoreductase; the protein is MKKKVAVVGGVAGGMSCAARIKRLDRDVEVVVFERGPDVSFANCGMPYYIGGVIRSRAAMAVQTPAGLSARYGLDIRTRHEVAAVDTAAKTVRVRALGSGEEFEEAYDALVLATGAEPLRLPVPGADLSHVHALNNLSDMDRIAEAAANAKTACIIGGGFIGLELAENLHARGLKITIVELMDQVLAPMDKEMTAPLLQELEIYGVDTRLGDSATAIEPGAVTLKSGARVDADLVCMCAGVKPRSALAAAAGIETGPRGHIVVDGRMRTSAPDVYAVGDAVQSRCTVSGEPVAIPLAGPANRQGRIAADVICGRDSEYIGIQGSSIVKVFDVAAGQTGLTEKRLKALGLPYRRAYLHPSQHAGYYPGAYPVDIKLLFSPEGKIYGVQATGAEGVDVVVDTIATAMRGGLTVYDLEELELAYSPQWGAAKHGVNMTGFVAANILRGDMDVVEPDAIPGDAFLLDVRKPEEAALGMIPGATVIPVDELSGRLDELPRDRAIAAYCGVGLRAYIACRLLTQAGFAAANINGGFTTWRAFNPPPAGQS